A part of Magnetospirillum sp. ME-1 genomic DNA contains:
- a CDS encoding acyl-CoA dehydrogenase family protein, whose amino-acid sequence MSDATFLDWPFLDESHRAFAASLEAWADTTLPAVCPEDEAHGPAMDQTARRLVTALGQAGFLKAAIPAAHGGRAKDFDVRALCLGREILARHAGLADFAFAMQGLGSAAITLFGNQEQQARYLPKVGTGEYIAAFAISEADAGSDVGAMTTRAVLDGDHYVINGAKTWISNAGLADFYTVFARIGDEPGAKTLAAFVVDAATPGLSVSERIDVIAPHPLGSLKFDNMRVPAANMLGKPGDGFKVAMSVLDVFRTTVGAAALGFARRAMDEALARSVKRKAFGSRLADFQLIQAKIADMAVAVDTSALLIYRSAWTKDTKGGRVTREASMAKLWATEQAQMVIDQAVQIFGGLGVISGMMVEQLYREIRALRIYEGTSEIQKLVIASKVYEGLTL is encoded by the coding sequence ATGAGTGACGCCACGTTCCTCGACTGGCCCTTTCTCGACGAGTCCCACCGCGCGTTCGCCGCGTCGCTCGAGGCCTGGGCCGACACCACCCTCCCAGCGGTGTGTCCCGAGGACGAGGCGCACGGCCCCGCCATGGACCAGACCGCCCGACGCCTGGTAACGGCTCTGGGACAGGCGGGGTTCCTGAAGGCGGCCATTCCGGCCGCCCACGGCGGGCGGGCAAAGGATTTCGATGTCCGGGCGCTGTGCCTGGGCCGCGAGATCCTGGCCCGCCATGCCGGTCTTGCCGATTTCGCCTTCGCCATGCAGGGGCTTGGCAGCGCCGCCATCACCCTGTTCGGCAATCAGGAACAACAAGCACGCTACCTGCCCAAGGTGGGCACCGGTGAATACATCGCCGCCTTCGCCATCTCCGAGGCCGATGCCGGTTCCGACGTGGGCGCCATGACCACCAGGGCGGTGCTGGACGGCGACCACTACGTCATCAATGGTGCCAAGACCTGGATCTCCAATGCCGGCCTGGCCGATTTCTACACCGTCTTCGCCCGCATCGGCGACGAGCCGGGGGCCAAGACTCTGGCGGCCTTCGTGGTGGATGCCGCGACGCCGGGCCTTTCCGTGTCCGAGCGCATCGACGTCATCGCCCCCCATCCACTGGGCTCGCTGAAATTCGACAACATGCGGGTGCCCGCCGCCAACATGCTGGGTAAGCCCGGCGACGGCTTCAAGGTGGCCATGAGCGTGCTGGACGTGTTCCGCACCACGGTGGGCGCCGCCGCCCTGGGCTTTGCCCGGCGCGCCATGGACGAGGCGCTGGCCCGCTCGGTCAAACGCAAGGCCTTCGGTTCGCGCTTGGCCGATTTCCAGCTGATCCAGGCCAAGATCGCCGACATGGCGGTGGCCGTCGATACCTCGGCCCTGCTGATCTACCGCTCGGCGTGGACCAAGGACACCAAGGGCGGGCGTGTGACGCGGGAAGCTTCCATGGCCAAGCTGTGGGCCACCGAGCAGGCCCAGATGGTCATCGACCAGGCGGTTCAGATCTTCGGCGGCCTGGGCGTGATCAGCGGCATGATGGTGGAACAGCTCTATCGCGAAATCCGCGCGCTTCGTATCTATGAAGGCACCAGCGAGATCCAGAAACTGGTGATCGCCTCCAAGGTCTATGAAGGGTTGACCCTATGA
- a CDS encoding SDR family NAD(P)-dependent oxidoreductase, whose product MGDSRPLAGRHALVTGGGRGIGAAIARQLLVLGASVTITGRDQRRLDEAAAATGCQGLAVDVTDPAAIRNGFVKASEALGPIAILVNNAGIAKAAPFARTDLALWNDILNTDLTGAFLCTQAALPHMLTAGWGRVVNVASTAGLTGMAYCAAYCAAKHGLVGMTRALAVELAAKPVTVNAVCPGYTETDIVEETIANIVAKTGRTRDEALAQLVASNPQKRLIKPEEVAEAVAWLCLPGSASITGQSIAVAGGELM is encoded by the coding sequence ATGGGTGATTCCAGGCCGCTTGCCGGCCGTCATGCCCTGGTCACCGGCGGCGGGCGCGGCATCGGCGCCGCCATCGCGCGGCAATTGCTGGTGCTGGGCGCATCCGTCACCATAACGGGGCGCGACCAAAGGCGCCTGGACGAGGCGGCCGCCGCCACGGGCTGCCAGGGGCTGGCCGTGGACGTCACCGACCCGGCTGCCATCCGGAACGGCTTCGTCAAGGCCTCCGAGGCGCTGGGCCCCATCGCCATCCTGGTCAACAATGCCGGCATCGCCAAGGCGGCCCCCTTCGCCCGGACCGACCTCGCCCTGTGGAACGACATCCTGAACACCGATCTGACCGGCGCTTTCCTCTGCACCCAGGCGGCGCTGCCCCACATGCTGACGGCCGGATGGGGCAGGGTGGTCAACGTGGCCTCCACCGCCGGCCTGACCGGCATGGCCTATTGCGCCGCCTATTGCGCCGCCAAGCATGGGCTGGTGGGTATGACCCGCGCCCTGGCGGTTGAACTGGCCGCCAAGCCGGTGACGGTCAACGCCGTCTGCCCCGGCTATACCGAGACCGATATCGTCGAGGAGACCATCGCCAACATCGTCGCCAAGACGGGCCGCACGCGGGACGAGGCTTTGGCCCAGCTGGTCGCCTCCAACCCGCAGAAGCGCCTGATCAAGCCGGAAGAGGTGGCCGAGGCGGTGGCCTGGCTGTGCCTGCCCGGCTCGGCCTCCATCACCGGCCAAAGCATCGCGGTGGCGGGCGGAGAGTTGATGTAG
- a CDS encoding enoyl-CoA hydratase family protein: protein MRKFKAAEYKAKHFDWTVDGKVATLTLNRPDKKNPLTFDSYGELRDLFENLVYADDVKAVIVTGSGGNFCSGGDVHEIIGPLTKMDMPELLEFTRMTGDAVRAMRNAPQPIIAAIDGVCAGAGTMLGCAADIRLGTARSKVAFLFVRVGLAGADMGACTLLPRLIGLSRAAELLYTGRAMGGEESERVGYYNSLHAPEELLDAANKLAHSLANGPTFGHAMTKKMLWQEWNHGLGECIEAEAQAQAICMQTKDFERAYIAFANKQAPVFEGN from the coding sequence ATGCGCAAGTTCAAGGCGGCCGAATACAAGGCCAAGCATTTCGACTGGACGGTGGACGGCAAGGTGGCGACGCTGACGCTGAACCGCCCCGACAAGAAGAACCCGCTGACCTTCGACTCCTATGGCGAACTGCGTGACCTGTTCGAGAATCTGGTCTATGCCGACGACGTCAAGGCGGTGATCGTCACCGGCTCGGGCGGCAATTTCTGCTCGGGCGGCGACGTGCACGAGATCATCGGTCCGCTGACCAAGATGGACATGCCGGAATTGCTGGAGTTCACCCGCATGACCGGCGACGCCGTGCGCGCCATGCGCAACGCGCCCCAGCCGATCATCGCCGCCATCGACGGCGTGTGCGCCGGCGCCGGCACCATGCTGGGCTGCGCCGCCGACATCCGTCTGGGCACCGCGCGGTCCAAGGTGGCCTTCCTGTTCGTGCGCGTCGGCCTGGCCGGTGCCGACATGGGCGCCTGCACCCTGCTGCCCCGCCTGATCGGGTTGAGCCGTGCCGCCGAGCTGCTCTACACCGGCCGCGCCATGGGCGGCGAGGAATCCGAGCGCGTCGGCTACTACAACTCGCTGCACGCCCCGGAAGAGCTGCTGGACGCCGCCAACAAGCTGGCCCACTCTTTGGCCAATGGCCCGACCTTCGGTCATGCCATGACCAAGAAGATGCTGTGGCAGGAATGGAACCACGGCCTGGGCGAGTGCATCGAGGCCGAGGCCCAGGCCCAGGCCATCTGCATGCAGACCAAGGACTTCGAGCGCGCCTACATCGCGTTTGCCAACAAGCAGGCGCCGGTGTTCGAAGGCAACTGA